One segment of uncultured Tolumonas sp. DNA contains the following:
- the gmhB gene encoding D-glycero-beta-D-manno-heptose 1,7-bisphosphate 7-phosphatase has product MAKVAVFLDRDGVINQDTGYVASVDDFHFIDGAIEALQLLKKKGYCLVLVTNQSGIARGFFTEKQFMHLTEWMDWSLADRDVDLDGIYYCPHHPTEGEAPYRQVCDCRKPAPGMLLDAAKELDIDLVNSYMVGDKGADMQAAKAAGVTHKILVRTGKAVTAEAQALADEVQDSLLTFAKSVPALS; this is encoded by the coding sequence GTGGCCAAAGTTGCGGTATTTCTGGATCGGGACGGCGTGATTAATCAGGATACGGGTTATGTCGCTTCCGTGGACGATTTTCACTTTATTGACGGTGCGATTGAAGCATTACAGTTGCTGAAGAAAAAAGGCTACTGCTTGGTATTAGTCACCAATCAATCTGGTATTGCCCGTGGTTTTTTCACCGAAAAACAATTTATGCATCTGACTGAATGGATGGACTGGTCACTGGCCGACCGTGATGTGGACCTCGATGGCATCTATTACTGCCCACATCATCCAACGGAAGGTGAAGCACCTTACCGTCAAGTGTGCGACTGCCGTAAACCGGCACCGGGTATGTTGCTTGACGCCGCCAAAGAACTGGATATCGATCTGGTCAATTCTTACATGGTGGGTGATAAAGGCGCTGACATGCAGGCGGCTAAAGCGGCCGGCGTAACGCACAAGATCTTGGTACGGACTGGTAAAGCCGTCACCGCAGAGGCACAGGCGCTAGCCGATGAAGTACAAGACTCACTGCTGACCTTTGCGAAATCAGTGCCGGCACTTAGCTAA
- a CDS encoding tagaturonate reductase — translation MHALNRQQFPGNVYPEKIIQFGEGNFLRAFVDWQIDLLNEHTDLNAGITIIRPIDTAFPPSLSTQDGLYTTVIRGLNEAGEAVRHTRLIRSVNRELNCYQQFDEVLALARNPDIRFVFSNTTEAGITYVADDKLTDAPPSSFPAKLTRLLFERFQHFNGAADKGWIILPCELIDYNGDALRELVQRYAVEWKLPLAFSNWLGQHNTFCSTLVDRIVTGFPRDEHAALQEEFGYQDQFVDTAEYFYLFVIQGPQWLSEALCLDQLPADKQMNIRIVNDIKPYKERKVAILNGAHTALVPVAFLAGIDTVGETLQDAQLSQFVEKAIFDEIVPTLDLPRDELESFSRDVLARFRNPFIKHQLLSIALNGMTKYKTRILPQLLTYQDRTGRLPVRLTFALAALLAFYQGKRGDESYPLQDDAHWLEHFAALWPAVDAGTITLADLVNQTLSLESHWGEDLTRVKGLVEAVCLHLMRIRSQGMRAALTVCS, via the coding sequence ATGCACGCTTTAAACCGCCAGCAATTTCCCGGCAACGTATATCCGGAAAAGATCATTCAATTCGGCGAAGGGAATTTTCTGCGCGCCTTTGTCGACTGGCAGATCGATCTGCTGAATGAACACACTGATCTGAATGCTGGCATTACCATCATTCGCCCGATTGATACCGCGTTTCCACCCAGCTTGAGCACGCAAGACGGCCTCTATACTACCGTCATCCGTGGCCTGAACGAAGCCGGTGAAGCGGTGCGCCATACCCGACTCATTCGTTCGGTTAATCGTGAATTGAACTGCTACCAGCAGTTTGATGAGGTGTTGGCGCTGGCGCGTAACCCCGACATTCGTTTTGTGTTTTCAAACACCACCGAAGCGGGCATCACTTATGTCGCTGATGACAAGTTAACTGATGCCCCACCGAGCAGCTTTCCCGCCAAACTGACGCGTTTACTGTTTGAACGTTTCCAACATTTTAACGGTGCCGCCGACAAAGGCTGGATCATTCTGCCGTGTGAGCTGATTGACTATAACGGCGATGCACTGCGTGAATTGGTACAACGTTATGCGGTCGAGTGGAAATTGCCGCTGGCATTCAGTAACTGGTTGGGTCAACACAACACCTTCTGCTCGACACTGGTCGATCGCATCGTCACCGGTTTCCCCCGCGATGAACACGCGGCGTTGCAAGAAGAGTTCGGTTATCAAGATCAGTTCGTGGATACCGCGGAATACTTCTATCTGTTTGTCATTCAAGGCCCGCAGTGGTTGAGTGAAGCGCTGTGTCTTGATCAATTGCCTGCCGACAAACAGATGAACATTCGTATCGTGAATGACATTAAACCGTATAAAGAGCGCAAAGTGGCCATTTTGAATGGCGCGCATACGGCGTTAGTGCCAGTGGCGTTCTTAGCCGGTATCGACACCGTCGGCGAAACCCTGCAAGACGCGCAATTAAGCCAATTTGTCGAAAAAGCGATTTTCGACGAAATAGTACCGACGCTGGATCTGCCACGCGATGAGCTGGAGTCGTTCTCGCGTGATGTGTTAGCGCGTTTCCGCAATCCGTTTATCAAACATCAGTTACTGTCGATTGCCCTAAATGGCATGACCAAATACAAAACCCGTATTCTGCCACAACTGCTGACCTATCAAGATCGCACCGGCCGTCTGCCGGTGCGTCTGACCTTTGCACTGGCCGCCCTACTGGCCTTTTATCAAGGCAAACGTGGCGACGAAAGCTACCCATTGCAAGACGATGCGCACTGGCTGGAACACTTTGCTGCGCTGTGGCCGGCGGTTGACGCTGGCACCATCACGCTGGCCGATCTGGTGAACCAAACACTGAGTTTAGAAAGTCACTGGGGCGAAGATCTGACCCGCGTGAAAGGGCTGGTAGAAGCCGTTTGCCTGCATCTGATGCGGATCCGTTC
- a CDS encoding thiol:disulfide interchange protein DsbA/DsbL yields MKKLFVLLVGLLIAPFLQAAPEFKENVNYEIIRQTNTPKPEVMEFFSYFCPHCYQFEPIMAELKKQLPADVAFKRTPVAFLGKEMGPELQRAYAVADLLKVEEKVTPMFFSLIHAEQKAPQNRADVRAVFEKAGVNGKDFDGAVDSFAVTGMVAQYDRSTGSMNIRAVPSTVVNGKYLVKTEGIKSTEEYIALVKYLLQKKD; encoded by the coding sequence ATGAAAAAACTGTTTGTGTTGCTGGTTGGTCTGTTGATTGCCCCTTTCCTGCAGGCTGCGCCAGAATTTAAAGAAAATGTGAATTACGAAATTATTCGTCAGACCAACACGCCAAAACCAGAAGTGATGGAATTTTTCTCGTATTTTTGTCCGCACTGCTATCAGTTCGAACCGATCATGGCGGAATTGAAAAAACAGTTACCAGCTGATGTGGCTTTTAAACGCACACCGGTTGCTTTCCTGGGTAAAGAAATGGGCCCGGAACTGCAACGTGCTTATGCAGTTGCTGACCTGCTGAAGGTAGAAGAAAAAGTAACACCAATGTTTTTCAGCCTGATCCATGCCGAGCAAAAAGCGCCACAGAATCGTGCCGATGTACGTGCTGTGTTTGAAAAAGCCGGTGTGAACGGTAAAGATTTCGATGGTGCAGTAGATAGTTTTGCCGTAACCGGTATGGTTGCGCAATATGATCGCAGCACTGGCAGCATGAACATTCGTGCTGTGCCATCAACCGTGGTGAATGGTAAATATCTGGTGAAAACTGAAGGTATTAAGAGCACCGAAGAGTACATCGCGCTGGTGAAATATCTGCTGCAGAAAAAAGACTAA
- a CDS encoding GNAT family N-acetyltransferase, which translates to MPQPFEDSLAERCARLRCRGERRLLLLTGNAAACQQKATTLWQSGALWLGDGPAECLPQKSQHTMPWLGQEYPLVVVNGFSGLSPEILGAVGGAVQAGGLLVLLMPAFTDWSVFADPDHRRYVSQPEAMSRCYPHFLQRLLRLLQADPDVWHWDLNVESLQAPWSELPAVAWHREADADGCLSAEQHAAKVAIEQCTLAAKAYPLVIMADRGRGKSTALGLAARQLLAQGKRLVVTAPSQQSAQTLFRHAGQHALLSFYSPEMLLEQNVDCDLLLVDEAAAIPAALLRQLQQKYQLVVYATTIHGYEGSGHGFELRMCRWLATNWSHWQQLTLTTPLRWAVSDPLEPLLANILLLDADAAPLPATRSTKFTLQQVSSAELLQDEALLRQLFGLLVLAHYQTSPTDLRLLLDCPDIEIWLWRDDKALYGVALLMREGPIDGELAEQIWAGRRRPRGQLLPQTLLAHCGYLAAANYSYRRVMRIAVHPACQQQGLGSQFIAALTQHYQGQADFLGCSFAATPEVLRFWRKQGWQAVRLGLSKDVATGCHAAVLLLALRPELQAQLTQWQQQFQRQLPVWLAHGLSDLSAEIIVPLLQSAAVKPLTEQEQQDLLAFTDHHRSPDHCWPSVLQAMQVHAAELALLPKQLAALLIQRFWQGKDWVWLAQQHQLSGQKAVVQQLRLAIKQLLLPPGGEEQ; encoded by the coding sequence ATGCCTCAGCCATTCGAAGACTCTCTTGCAGAACGTTGCGCGCGTTTGCGCTGTCGTGGCGAACGGCGTTTGTTATTGCTGACGGGGAATGCGGCGGCTTGTCAGCAAAAGGCCACGACACTTTGGCAAAGCGGTGCATTATGGCTGGGTGATGGCCCTGCTGAGTGTTTACCACAAAAATCGCAGCACACCATGCCTTGGTTGGGGCAGGAATATCCGTTGGTGGTGGTCAATGGTTTTTCCGGGTTATCACCAGAGATTTTAGGCGCGGTCGGGGGCGCCGTGCAGGCCGGTGGGTTGTTGGTGCTATTGATGCCCGCATTCACTGATTGGTCGGTGTTTGCCGACCCCGATCACCGACGTTATGTGTCACAGCCGGAAGCGATGTCACGCTGTTACCCGCATTTCCTGCAACGGCTGTTGCGTTTATTACAGGCTGATCCTGATGTCTGGCATTGGGATCTCAATGTAGAAAGCTTACAGGCACCATGGTCGGAATTACCGGCGGTGGCATGGCATCGGGAGGCTGACGCTGACGGGTGCCTGAGTGCCGAGCAGCATGCGGCAAAGGTGGCTATCGAGCAATGTACATTGGCGGCGAAAGCCTATCCGCTGGTCATCATGGCTGATCGCGGACGGGGTAAATCCACTGCGCTGGGTCTGGCGGCGCGCCAGCTACTGGCACAAGGTAAAAGACTGGTCGTCACGGCACCGTCACAGCAATCGGCACAGACATTATTCCGACATGCCGGTCAGCACGCTTTATTGAGTTTTTACAGCCCGGAAATGTTGCTGGAACAGAATGTTGATTGTGATCTGCTGCTGGTTGATGAGGCGGCGGCGATCCCGGCGGCATTATTACGCCAGTTACAACAAAAATATCAACTGGTGGTGTATGCCACCACCATTCATGGTTATGAAGGCTCCGGGCATGGTTTCGAGCTACGTATGTGCCGTTGGCTGGCGACAAATTGGTCGCACTGGCAACAGCTCACCTTAACCACGCCACTGCGTTGGGCAGTCAGCGATCCGCTGGAGCCGTTGCTGGCCAACATTTTATTGCTGGATGCTGATGCCGCACCGTTGCCAGCAACGCGATCAACGAAGTTCACGCTGCAACAAGTGAGTTCTGCTGAACTATTACAAGATGAAGCGCTGTTACGGCAACTGTTTGGTTTGCTGGTGTTGGCGCATTATCAGACTTCACCCACTGATCTCCGGTTGTTGCTGGATTGCCCGGATATTGAAATCTGGCTGTGGCGTGATGATAAGGCTTTATATGGTGTGGCGCTGTTGATGCGCGAAGGGCCAATCGACGGTGAGCTGGCGGAGCAGATCTGGGCCGGGCGGCGGCGTCCGCGTGGGCAATTATTACCGCAAACCTTGCTGGCGCATTGTGGTTATCTGGCGGCCGCTAATTACAGTTACCGACGAGTGATGCGTATTGCCGTGCATCCGGCCTGTCAGCAACAGGGGCTGGGCAGCCAGTTTATTGCCGCATTAACGCAACATTATCAGGGGCAGGCCGATTTTCTGGGCTGTTCGTTCGCAGCGACTCCCGAGGTGCTGCGGTTTTGGCGTAAACAAGGCTGGCAGGCAGTGCGGTTAGGTTTAAGCAAAGATGTCGCCACCGGTTGCCATGCCGCAGTGTTACTGCTGGCATTACGGCCGGAATTACAAGCGCAGTTGACACAATGGCAGCAGCAGTTCCAGCGACAATTGCCTGTCTGGCTGGCCCATGGCCTATCGGATCTCTCAGCCGAGATTATTGTGCCTTTGCTGCAATCAGCCGCAGTGAAACCACTGACCGAGCAGGAACAACAAGATCTGCTGGCGTTTACCGATCATCACCGTTCACCCGATCATTGCTGGCCGTCGGTATTACAGGCCATGCAGGTGCATGCGGCTGAATTGGCGTTATTACCCAAGCAGTTAGCGGCTTTATTGATCCAACGGTTTTGGCAAGGTAAGGATTGGGTCTGGCTGGCGCAACAGCATCAGCTATCAGGGCAAAAAGCGGTGGTGCAGCAATTACGGCTGGCGATAAAACAACTGCTCCTCCCGCCTGGCGGTGAAGAGCAGTGA
- the uxaC gene encoding glucuronate isomerase — translation MTAFLTEDFLLDTDFSRQLYHDFAAEQPIFDFHCHLPPQLIAENYQFKNLYDIWLKGDHYKWRAMRSNGADEKFCTGDADDYAKFQAYAATVPHTIGNPLYHWTHLELRRPFGLTNVQLSPATEKQVWDFCNEKLAQPEFSARGIMQQMNVKMVATTDDPVDDLSHHAKIAADKDFNVVVTPSWRPDKAFNIEAPTFADYITALEAAADVAIDSFADLTQALTLRLDHFAQHGCKIADHALDVVLFGEASDAELTAMLQARRQGQILSPDQIAAFKTAVLLFLAAEYKQRGWVQQYHIGALRNNNSRRLQELGPDTGFDSINDGLVAAPLSRLLDAQDRNNQLPKTILYCLNPRDNEVLATMLGNFQGDGIPGKMQFGSGWWFNDQKDGMERQMIQLAQLGLLSRFVGMLTDSRSFLSYTRHEYFRRVLCRRLGRWVADGEAPADIKLLGEMVRNICFNNAKNYFGIALK, via the coding sequence ATGACTGCGTTTTTAACTGAAGATTTTTTACTGGATACCGATTTTTCCCGGCAGCTGTATCACGATTTTGCTGCAGAACAGCCGATTTTTGACTTCCATTGCCATTTGCCACCGCAATTGATCGCCGAAAATTATCAGTTTAAAAACCTGTATGACATCTGGCTGAAAGGCGATCACTATAAATGGCGAGCTATGCGCTCGAACGGTGCTGATGAGAAATTCTGCACCGGTGATGCAGATGATTACGCTAAATTTCAAGCCTATGCCGCTACCGTGCCGCACACCATTGGTAACCCGCTGTATCACTGGACCCACCTCGAACTGCGTCGCCCGTTTGGTTTAACCAACGTGCAACTTTCACCCGCGACTGAAAAACAGGTGTGGGACTTCTGCAATGAGAAACTGGCACAACCGGAATTTTCAGCGCGCGGCATCATGCAGCAGATGAACGTGAAAATGGTCGCCACCACCGATGACCCTGTCGATGATTTGTCGCATCACGCTAAAATTGCCGCCGATAAAGACTTCAATGTCGTTGTAACACCAAGCTGGCGCCCAGATAAAGCCTTCAATATTGAAGCGCCAACCTTTGCTGATTACATCACGGCGTTAGAAGCTGCCGCAGATGTGGCCATTGATTCATTTGCAGATTTAACACAGGCGCTGACACTGCGTTTGGATCATTTTGCACAACACGGCTGCAAAATCGCGGACCACGCATTAGATGTGGTGCTGTTCGGTGAAGCCTCTGATGCTGAATTGACGGCTATGTTGCAAGCACGCCGCCAAGGGCAAATTCTATCACCAGACCAGATCGCAGCGTTCAAAACCGCCGTGCTGTTATTCCTCGCTGCCGAATACAAACAACGTGGCTGGGTGCAGCAATATCACATCGGTGCACTGCGTAATAACAACAGCCGTCGCTTGCAGGAACTGGGGCCGGATACCGGCTTTGACTCGATCAATGATGGGCTGGTTGCTGCGCCATTATCACGTCTGCTCGACGCGCAAGATCGCAATAATCAGTTACCAAAAACCATTTTGTATTGCCTGAACCCACGCGATAACGAGGTGTTGGCAACCATGCTCGGCAATTTCCAAGGCGATGGTATTCCAGGCAAGATGCAATTCGGCTCCGGCTGGTGGTTTAACGATCAGAAAGATGGCATGGAACGCCAGATGATCCAGCTGGCACAACTCGGTTTGCTGAGCCGTTTTGTGGGCATGCTGACCGACAGCCGCAGCTTCCTCTCTTACACCCGTCACGAATATTTCCGCCGCGTATTGTGCCGCCGGCTCGGTCGTTGGGTTGCCGATGGCGAAGCACCTGCCGACATTAAGCTACTCGGCGAGATGGTGCGGAACATCTGCTTTAACAATGCGAAAAACTACTTCGGCATTGCGCTGAAATAA
- a CDS encoding MFS transporter: protein MNLSTNTVGETSSNMAKKKIVGLRWWIIGVVMLGTILNYLTRSSLSAAAPTLKQELSITVEQYSYVVAAFQACYTVMQPIAGFILDSIGVKIGLAIFCVAWSVTNMLHGFAGSWQSLAFFRGLMGMAEAAVIPAGLKAVTEWFPAKERSIATGWFNIGSSIGGMMAPPLVIACITYYNWQTAFIVTGALGFFWVALWLMFFRSPADHPQITDEEKQYILDGQEASHKNDTSKPSVKQIVSRREFWAIAIPKFLAEPAWQTFNFWIPLYLSTVRHMDLKSIAMFAWIPFLAADMGCIVGGYLSPLMIKYFKVSLLTSRKLVVVTGATCMLAPAAIGMVASPYAAIALFCVGTFAHQTISGSLITMSSDVFPRNSVGTANGLTGMAGYLGATIFSFIVGIVASKIGYDPLFVCLSLFDIIGAIVVCMMLKQSAMPTLPTAKAA, encoded by the coding sequence ATGAATCTATCGACCAATACGGTTGGTGAAACAAGCAGCAACATGGCTAAGAAGAAAATCGTCGGTTTAAGATGGTGGATTATTGGCGTGGTGATGCTGGGTACGATATTGAACTACCTGACGCGTTCATCATTGTCTGCCGCCGCGCCGACACTGAAACAAGAATTGAGTATTACTGTTGAACAATATTCCTACGTGGTAGCAGCGTTTCAGGCCTGTTATACCGTTATGCAGCCTATCGCCGGTTTTATTCTTGATTCTATCGGCGTAAAAATTGGTCTGGCCATTTTCTGTGTGGCTTGGTCGGTCACCAATATGCTGCACGGTTTTGCTGGCAGCTGGCAATCACTGGCGTTTTTCCGTGGTCTGATGGGGATGGCCGAAGCGGCCGTTATTCCAGCCGGGTTAAAAGCAGTAACTGAATGGTTCCCCGCGAAAGAGCGCTCGATTGCGACCGGTTGGTTTAATATCGGTTCATCGATCGGCGGTATGATGGCCCCGCCACTAGTGATTGCCTGTATTACCTATTACAACTGGCAAACCGCGTTTATCGTGACCGGTGCATTGGGTTTCTTCTGGGTGGCATTGTGGTTAATGTTCTTCCGCTCACCAGCCGATCATCCGCAGATCACGGATGAAGAAAAACAATACATTCTGGATGGTCAGGAAGCATCACATAAAAATGACACCTCTAAACCATCGGTAAAACAGATCGTTAGTCGCAGAGAGTTTTGGGCGATCGCGATCCCTAAATTTCTGGCCGAACCTGCTTGGCAGACCTTTAACTTCTGGATCCCGCTTTATTTAAGCACCGTTCGTCATATGGATTTGAAATCAATAGCTATGTTTGCCTGGATCCCATTCCTGGCGGCAGATATGGGCTGTATCGTGGGTGGTTATCTGTCACCATTGATGATCAAATATTTCAAAGTCTCTTTGTTGACCAGCCGTAAATTGGTGGTCGTAACCGGTGCTACTTGTATGCTGGCGCCAGCGGCAATTGGCATGGTAGCAAGCCCTTATGCGGCAATTGCGCTGTTCTGCGTGGGTACTTTTGCGCATCAGACCATTTCTGGTTCGCTGATCACCATGTCATCAGACGTGTTCCCGCGGAATTCGGTGGGTACTGCGAATGGTCTGACCGGGATGGCGGGTTATCTGGGCGCGACTATTTTCTCGTTCATTGTGGGTATTGTGGCGAGCAAAATTGGTTATGACCCGCTGTTCGTCTGCCTATCCCTGTTTGATATTATCGGCGCTATCGTGGTGTGCATGATGCTGAAGCAGTCTGCGATGCCGACCTTGCCAACCGCAAAAGCAGCGTAA
- the exuR gene encoding transcriptional regulator ExuR: MESFEASRLYQKVASELKQQIKSGQYVVGDRLPAERLIAEAMTVSRTVVREAIIMLEVEGMVDVRKGSGIHVIGVEPRYQPAVSEQDDEFLTAGPFELLQARQLLESNIAEFAATQVTKQDIMALLAIQEAAQKEDRARDSQWDKEFHIQVAKATQNSVLVTLVEKVWQHREQNPYWRKLHEHIDDWAMESWCEDHDHILKALMRKDPKAAKLAMWQHLENTKQMLFQATTVDDDLVDDRYLFAENPVVHLVRA, translated from the coding sequence ATGGAATCTTTTGAAGCGAGCCGCTTATACCAGAAGGTAGCCAGCGAGTTAAAACAACAGATCAAAAGTGGTCAGTATGTGGTCGGCGATCGCCTGCCTGCTGAACGCCTGATTGCGGAAGCCATGACGGTGAGCCGCACCGTAGTGCGTGAAGCGATCATCATGCTGGAAGTGGAAGGCATGGTTGATGTGCGCAAAGGCTCTGGGATCCATGTGATTGGTGTGGAACCGCGTTATCAGCCTGCAGTGAGTGAACAGGATGATGAATTCCTGACTGCTGGCCCCTTTGAACTCTTACAAGCTCGTCAGCTACTGGAAAGTAATATCGCTGAATTTGCAGCTACGCAAGTGACCAAACAAGACATCATGGCGTTACTGGCGATTCAGGAAGCGGCGCAGAAAGAAGATCGGGCGCGCGATTCGCAGTGGGATAAAGAATTCCATATTCAGGTCGCCAAGGCCACGCAAAATTCGGTGCTGGTGACGTTAGTAGAAAAGGTCTGGCAGCATCGGGAGCAAAACCCGTACTGGCGTAAGTTGCATGAGCATATCGACGATTGGGCAATGGAAAGCTGGTGTGAAGATCATGATCACATCCTGAAAGCCTTAATGCGTAAAGATCCGAAAGCCGCCAAACTTGCGATGTGGCAACATCTGGAAAATACCAAACAGATGTTGTTTCAGGCGACTACCGTTGATGACGACTTGGTGGATGACCGTTATTTGTTTGCGGAAAACCCCGTTGTGCATCTGGTGCGCGCTTAA